In Thermococcus thioreducens, a genomic segment contains:
- a CDS encoding type II toxin-antitoxin system VapC family toxin, with product MKLFIDTNLFVYLNSRIPEEIADKLDEFYANLTQNHELYTDVLVLDELIHVSRRKYGIAQGDTIEFIDDIILPAVRVLPLTFQDYLTAKGIIRQYNLRPSDALHVAVIENNGLQTIVSEDEDFDVLPLKRLWLGG from the coding sequence ATGAAACTCTTCATAGACACGAACCTCTTCGTTTATCTTAACTCAAGGATTCCAGAAGAAATCGCTGACAAACTAGATGAATTCTACGCCAACCTCACCCAGAATCATGAACTTTACACTGATGTGCTGGTTCTCGATGAGCTGATCCACGTTTCAAGGCGTAAGTATGGGATAGCCCAGGGAGACACAATAGAGTTCATAGATGACATTATCCTGCCGGCGGTTCGGGTTCTTCCGTTGACGTTCCAGGACTACTTAACTGCCAAGGGGATAATCCGCCAGTACAACCTCCGTCCCTCCGATGCCCTTCACGTTGCAGTCATAGAGAACAACGGCCTCCAGACCATAGTCAGCGAGGATGAAGACTTCGACGTTCTTCCACTGAAAAGGCTCTGGCTGGGTGGTTGA
- a CDS encoding SDR family oxidoreductase produces MRNKLVVVTGGAGFIGSHIAWELVKDNEVVIIDNLYTGKEENVPPGAKLVKADIRDYSAIAELISHADYVFHEAAQVSVVESIRDPVFTEEVNVIGTINILKALLDGHGKLIFASSAAVYGDNPNLPLKEAERPRPLSPYGLTKATAEEYLRVFHELYGLPAVALRYFNVFGPRQGFNQYAGVISIFINRALKNEPLVIFGDGKQTRDFIYVKDVVRANLLVAGSRRANGRVFNVATGRGTSILELATKIIEITGANTPILFDKPRPGDIRHSLADIGEIRKLGFEPEFSLEEGLKKTVEWYATGHRRGE; encoded by the coding sequence ATGAGGAACAAGCTTGTGGTCGTCACCGGGGGGGCGGGATTCATAGGCTCCCACATCGCCTGGGAGCTGGTCAAAGACAACGAGGTAGTCATAATCGACAACCTCTACACGGGAAAGGAGGAGAACGTTCCGCCGGGAGCGAAGCTCGTTAAAGCCGACATCAGGGACTACAGCGCGATAGCCGAGCTGATAAGCCACGCGGATTACGTATTTCACGAGGCGGCACAGGTCAGTGTCGTTGAGAGCATAAGGGATCCGGTTTTCACGGAGGAAGTGAACGTCATCGGCACTATCAACATCCTTAAAGCACTGCTCGATGGGCACGGAAAGCTAATTTTTGCATCTTCGGCAGCGGTCTACGGGGACAATCCGAACCTCCCGCTAAAAGAAGCGGAGAGACCAAGACCGCTCTCGCCGTACGGCCTGACCAAGGCAACCGCTGAAGAGTATCTCCGCGTCTTTCATGAGCTGTACGGACTTCCCGCTGTTGCGCTGAGGTACTTCAACGTCTTCGGCCCCAGACAGGGCTTTAATCAGTACGCCGGCGTCATCAGCATCTTCATCAACAGGGCGCTGAAAAACGAACCGCTGGTCATCTTTGGGGACGGGAAGCAGACAAGGGACTTCATTTATGTGAAAGACGTTGTGAGGGCCAACCTGTTGGTGGCTGGAAGCAGGCGCGCCAACGGGAGGGTCTTCAACGTCGCCACCGGAAGAGGGACGAGCATACTGGAGCTCGCCACCAAGATAATCGAGATAACCGGAGCAAATACACCAATCCTCTTCGACAAGCCGAGGCCCGGGGACATAAGGCACAGCCTCGCAGATATAGGAGAGATAAGAAAGCTCGGCTTCGAGCCGGAGTTCTCGCTGGAGGAGGGACTAAAGAAAACGGTGGAGTGGTACGCTACGGGCCATCGGAGGGGAGAGTAA
- a CDS encoding DUF2341 domain-containing protein has product MWRKLRITSIMLVLILLLGTFGLAVPTITVNVQEIGTGANRLVSPVWEGRYTLWQSGTDLVAVELILTADMPAGTVVHVILKNSSGVVVSNGTLVVGPGGIPAGTPFNVTVTPVNSAWVDPTQTEVIILSSDYNTDLSGPIFVNTQKLGLGTYDGSYSRPIIIQGSSVFLDYYPIRMLFISSNPSFPWDSLYFTNTTGSCLYYWKEFNGTFVNSDGRTYSWAVFWVNVTNIPANSNETIFVNYLGSGNPCSAYVNPNKVFLFYDNFSTLANWQTGGTPTISGGELQLDRGDWILSTRSFPVPYSLEVFTNLAYDDGTPYDTRGGGFFSWVYSLGPFILPYVDSAGSGTGEGIGMEYLNWAGTLIPWGQQDGLVQADASSPITTLNWNYGNSNPQYIMGQWEILNATVTSTSVDFSQVLFLTWNGARWVLSASPSTGIPAYAQSTSSYTITVTSDGRILLGQWSGGPTRVDFVFVRKYVSPEPTYTLGNVYYHLTFVPKPPATSTTGASVASTGIPTIATIGKSAPVALPIEGQTSGEKTIPQLQNETDETRGQSNTTERIKELARNANLTLPSDGP; this is encoded by the coding sequence ATGTGGAGGAAACTCAGGATAACTTCAATCATGCTGGTTTTAATCCTGCTTCTTGGAACCTTTGGGCTAGCTGTACCCACGATTACGGTTAACGTTCAGGAGATTGGAACCGGTGCCAACAGGCTTGTGAGCCCGGTTTGGGAGGGGAGATACACACTGTGGCAGTCGGGTACCGATCTCGTTGCCGTGGAGCTGATATTGACCGCCGATATGCCAGCGGGCACGGTTGTACACGTCATCCTGAAAAACTCTTCGGGCGTTGTTGTCTCGAACGGCACCCTTGTTGTGGGGCCGGGGGGCATTCCTGCGGGGACACCCTTCAATGTTACAGTTACCCCCGTTAATTCCGCATGGGTGGATCCGACACAGACAGAGGTTATCATTCTGTCCTCTGACTACAACACCGATTTGTCGGGCCCGATATTCGTGAATACTCAAAAACTCGGCCTGGGTACTTATGATGGCAGTTATTCCCGTCCCATAATAATCCAGGGGTCTTCTGTTTTTCTTGATTACTATCCGATACGGATGCTGTTCATATCGTCCAATCCATCGTTCCCGTGGGACTCGCTGTATTTCACGAATACAACGGGGAGCTGCCTGTATTATTGGAAGGAGTTCAATGGGACGTTTGTCAATTCCGATGGGAGAACTTACTCCTGGGCGGTATTCTGGGTAAACGTCACAAATATCCCAGCCAATTCCAATGAGACTATCTTTGTGAACTACCTGGGAAGCGGAAATCCGTGTTCTGCTTATGTGAATCCCAACAAGGTGTTTTTATTCTATGATAATTTCAGCACTCTCGCCAACTGGCAGACGGGAGGTACCCCAACCATCTCCGGAGGGGAGCTCCAGCTGGATAGGGGTGACTGGATACTGAGCACGAGGAGCTTTCCGGTGCCCTATTCTCTCGAAGTTTTTACTAACCTTGCCTATGACGACGGGACTCCCTACGACACAAGGGGAGGGGGGTTTTTCTCCTGGGTCTATTCACTCGGGCCGTTTATCCTCCCTTACGTGGATTCAGCTGGTTCTGGAACGGGGGAGGGAATAGGGATGGAATACCTGAACTGGGCGGGCACTCTGATCCCCTGGGGTCAGCAGGACGGGCTGGTTCAGGCCGACGCGAGTTCCCCGATCACAACGCTGAACTGGAACTACGGAAACAGCAATCCCCAATACATTATGGGGCAGTGGGAGATCCTCAATGCGACGGTAACCTCCACATCCGTTGACTTCTCGCAGGTACTGTTCCTGACATGGAACGGTGCCAGGTGGGTTCTTTCTGCCAGCCCCTCCACAGGAATACCAGCGTACGCCCAGAGCACGAGTTCCTACACCATAACAGTGACGTCCGACGGCAGGATACTGCTCGGCCAGTGGAGTGGTGGGCCCACCCGAGTGGACTTTGTATTTGTGAGAAAGTATGTTTCTCCCGAACCCACGTACACCCTGGGGAACGTGTACTACCACCTCACCTTCGTTCCGAAGCCGCCTGCCACATCAACAACCGGGGCCTCGGTTGCCTCAACTGGTATCCCCACAATAGCAACTATTGGAAAATCTGCCCCTGTGGCACTCCCAATCGAGGGTCAGACTTCCGGCGAAAAGACTATCCCACAGCTTCAGAACGAGACCGATGAGACTAGGGGTCAGAGTAACACCACAGAGAGAATTAAAGAGCTGGCAAGGAACGCGAACCTTACTCTCCCCTCCGATGGCCCGTAG
- a CDS encoding alpha/beta hydrolase: protein MEVYRAKFGEPKLGWVVLVHGLGEHSGRYGRLISMLTDAGFAVYAFDWPGHGKSPGKRGHTSIEEAMNIIDGIIEEIGERPFLFGHSLGGLAVIRYAETRPYKIRGVVASSPALAKSPETPDFMVALAKFLGKIAPGIVLSNGLDPKLLSRNPEAVKRYVEDPLVHDRISARLGRSIFKNMELAHREAERIKVPILLLIGTGDVITPPEGSRRFFEKLAVEDREIREFKGAYHEIFEDPEWANEFHRAIVEWLVKMAKRESVR from the coding sequence ATGGAGGTTTACAGGGCCAAATTCGGCGAACCCAAGCTCGGCTGGGTCGTTCTTGTCCACGGCCTAGGGGAACACAGCGGAAGGTATGGAAGGCTCATTTCGATGCTCACAGATGCCGGCTTTGCCGTCTATGCCTTCGACTGGCCGGGGCACGGTAAGAGTCCCGGCAAGAGGGGACACACGAGCATCGAGGAGGCAATGAACATCATCGACGGCATCATCGAGGAAATCGGGGAGAGGCCATTTCTATTCGGCCACAGCCTTGGAGGGCTGGCGGTGATAAGGTACGCGGAAACCAGGCCCTACAAAATAAGGGGTGTGGTAGCTTCCTCCCCGGCCCTCGCCAAAAGTCCGGAAACACCGGACTTCATGGTGGCCCTCGCAAAGTTCCTCGGAAAAATCGCACCGGGAATTGTTCTCTCCAACGGTCTCGACCCAAAGCTTCTCTCCCGGAATCCTGAGGCTGTGAAGCGCTACGTCGAAGACCCGCTCGTTCACGACAGGATTTCGGCGAGACTCGGCAGGAGCATCTTCAAAAACATGGAGCTGGCACACAGAGAGGCTGAAAGGATAAAGGTTCCAATCTTGCTTCTCATTGGCACCGGTGATGTGATAACCCCACCGGAGGGCTCACGCAGGTTCTTTGAGAAGCTCGCCGTCGAGGACAGGGAGATACGGGAATTCAAAGGGGCGTACCACGAGATATTTGAAGACCCGGAATGGGCCAATGAGTTCCATAGAGCTATAGTGGAATGGCTGGTCAAAATGGCAAAAAGGGAAAGCGTCAGATAA
- a CDS encoding nucleotide-binding protein: protein MQIAIASGKGGVGKSTITASLLYLLKDEYRFVAVDADADAPNLDLLLGVEHWEGERELIGAKVARINAESCIRCGICQERCPYDCIKVIDGDYVVSELTCEGCNVCGLVCPVPGTIILEEVRSGVVRKATTKYGFPLVSAQLDVGRPNSGKLVTEEKEWAKKLMKELGLEHMIVDSAAGIGCQVIASIGGADLAILVAEPTPASLSDVQRVYRVVRHFRQPAYLVINKADINPGFTKLREWAEAEGIPILGEIPYDRAIPRSMSMLKPFVEAFPESKAADAMREIAEKVMEEILK from the coding sequence ATGCAGATAGCGATAGCGAGCGGCAAGGGCGGCGTTGGGAAGAGCACCATCACCGCTTCGCTTCTCTATCTGCTGAAGGACGAGTACCGTTTCGTTGCCGTTGATGCCGATGCAGACGCGCCGAACCTCGACCTGCTCCTCGGCGTGGAGCACTGGGAGGGGGAGAGGGAGCTGATAGGTGCAAAGGTGGCAAGGATAAATGCGGAGAGCTGCATAAGGTGCGGTATCTGCCAGGAGCGCTGCCCCTACGACTGCATCAAGGTTATTGACGGGGACTACGTTGTCAGCGAGCTGACCTGTGAGGGCTGCAACGTCTGCGGCCTCGTCTGTCCTGTTCCGGGGACGATAATCCTCGAAGAGGTGCGTTCCGGCGTGGTGAGGAAGGCCACCACGAAATACGGCTTCCCGCTGGTTTCGGCCCAGCTCGACGTCGGAAGGCCCAACAGTGGAAAGCTGGTCACCGAGGAGAAGGAGTGGGCGAAAAAGCTGATGAAGGAGCTCGGCCTGGAGCACATGATAGTGGACAGTGCCGCTGGAATAGGATGTCAGGTCATAGCGAGCATCGGCGGAGCGGATCTGGCAATACTCGTGGCGGAGCCTACTCCCGCCTCCCTCAGCGACGTCCAGAGGGTTTACAGGGTCGTCCGGCACTTCAGACAGCCGGCTTACCTGGTAATCAACAAGGCAGACATCAACCCGGGCTTCACAAAGCTCAGGGAATGGGCCGAGGCCGAGGGGATCCCGATACTCGGCGAGATACCCTACGACAGAGCAATTCCGAGGAGCATGAGCATGCTCAAGCCCTTCGTCGAGGCCTTCCCCGAGTCGAAGGCGGCCGATGCGATGAGGGAAATAGCGGAAAAGGTCATGGAAGAGATACTCAAGTGA
- a CDS encoding NifB/NifX family molybdenum-iron cluster-binding protein, giving the protein MKIAVPTNGGGIDDVVAPVFGRAPAFLIVEVDENGTIVSSKVLQNPAASSVGGIGPLAVQALINEGVDAVIVPQVGPNALGALQAAGIRVYQAAPGTPAREAIKSTTGNSSGQTGTFSGPTQEIGVGMMGATPAPVYGTYPVYRAYGYGSGWGRGRGRGFGHGRNNGRRWGARLEYCPRTNQPRRKAHWRDWW; this is encoded by the coding sequence ATGAAGATCGCAGTACCCACGAACGGTGGAGGAATCGATGACGTCGTTGCCCCCGTTTTCGGGAGGGCTCCGGCGTTCCTCATAGTGGAAGTGGATGAAAACGGCACCATAGTTAGCAGCAAGGTCCTCCAGAACCCCGCCGCAAGCTCTGTCGGTGGGATTGGCCCGCTGGCGGTTCAGGCCCTGATCAACGAGGGCGTCGATGCCGTGATAGTTCCGCAGGTGGGGCCCAACGCCCTTGGTGCCCTCCAGGCTGCGGGCATAAGGGTCTATCAAGCTGCACCTGGGACCCCCGCAAGAGAAGCAATAAAGAGCACCACTGGGAACAGTTCTGGACAAACTGGAACCTTTTCAGGCCCTACACAGGAAATCGGAGTGGGTATGATGGGAGCAACCCCAGCACCCGTGTATGGCACCTACCCAGTCTATCGGGCATACGGCTACGGTTCCGGCTGGGGAAGAGGTCGTGGCAGAGGTTTTGGACATGGACGGAACAACGGCAGGAGATGGGGCGCTAGGCTCGAATACTGCCCCAGAACCAACCAGCCGAGGAGAAAGGCACACTGGCGCGACTGGTGGTGA
- a CDS encoding adenylosuccinate synthetase: MPSYIVVGGQWGDEGKGSVIAYLALKDEPEIIARGGVGTNAGHSVFISGKKYAVRQLPTAFIQRKARLLIGAGVLVDPEVFFHELEHLRDFDVARRVGIDYRCAIIEDEHKRLDRSNSHLHEGIGTTGSGCGPANADRVMRTAKLAKDIKELEPYLTDVASEVNDALDDGKLVLVEGTQGFGLSLYYGTYPYVTSKDTTASAIASDVGIGPTRVDDVIVVFKSFPTRVGAGPFPTEMSQEEAERLGLIEYGTVTGRRRRVGWFDFEFARYSARINSATMLALTMLDKYDRDAFGVTDYDKLPMRAKEFIEEIEERVGVPVGLIKTGPELEHIIDRREVI, encoded by the coding sequence ATGCCGAGCTACATCGTTGTTGGAGGCCAGTGGGGAGACGAGGGCAAGGGTTCCGTTATAGCTTACCTTGCCCTGAAGGACGAACCTGAAATCATAGCGCGCGGTGGAGTGGGGACGAACGCAGGGCACAGCGTTTTTATCAGCGGTAAAAAGTACGCGGTGAGACAGCTCCCAACGGCGTTCATTCAGAGAAAGGCAAGACTTCTCATCGGCGCCGGCGTTCTCGTTGATCCTGAGGTTTTCTTCCACGAACTTGAGCACCTCAGGGACTTTGACGTTGCCCGGAGGGTCGGCATAGACTACCGCTGCGCGATAATCGAGGACGAACACAAGAGGCTTGACCGTTCGAATTCCCACCTTCACGAGGGGATAGGCACCACTGGAAGCGGGTGCGGCCCGGCAAACGCAGACAGAGTAATGAGGACAGCGAAGCTTGCAAAGGACATCAAAGAACTCGAGCCGTACCTCACTGATGTGGCCAGTGAAGTCAACGACGCCCTTGATGACGGAAAGCTCGTCCTGGTTGAGGGAACGCAGGGCTTCGGGCTGAGCCTCTACTACGGAACCTACCCCTACGTGACCTCCAAGGACACGACAGCCTCCGCCATAGCGAGCGACGTCGGAATAGGCCCGACGAGGGTAGACGACGTCATTGTTGTCTTCAAGAGCTTTCCGACGAGGGTTGGGGCCGGCCCGTTCCCAACAGAGATGAGCCAAGAGGAAGCGGAAAGGCTGGGACTCATCGAGTACGGAACCGTCACCGGTAGGAGGCGCCGTGTGGGCTGGTTTGACTTCGAGTTCGCCCGCTATTCGGCGAGGATCAACAGTGCAACGATGCTCGCTTTGACGATGCTCGACAAGTACGACAGGGATGCCTTCGGCGTCACCGACTACGACAAGCTTCCCATGAGGGCGAAAGAGTTCATTGAGGAGATCGAGGAGCGCGTCGGTGTTCCCGTTGGGCTCATCAAGACGGGGCCGGAGCTGGAGCACATAATAGATAGAAGGGAAGTTATCTGA
- the pfdA gene encoding prefoldin subunit alpha, protein MAETNEMERLAYEYQILQAQAQLLAQNLELLTLGRNEFQAVKETLEELRKVEEEKPEILVPIGAGSFLKARIEDKENAIVSVGAGYAIEKNLDDAVSYLDARIKEYEEAIAKTQEALRKLEAQLGDLAKRAQEIQQRQAMGFSVKR, encoded by the coding sequence ATGGCCGAGACCAACGAGATGGAGAGGCTCGCTTACGAGTACCAGATCCTTCAGGCCCAGGCACAGCTTCTGGCCCAGAACCTCGAACTGCTCACCCTTGGAAGGAACGAGTTTCAGGCGGTAAAAGAAACGCTGGAGGAGCTCAGGAAGGTCGAGGAAGAGAAGCCGGAAATCCTGGTGCCCATTGGGGCAGGCTCATTCCTGAAGGCAAGGATAGAAGACAAGGAAAACGCGATAGTCAGCGTTGGCGCCGGCTACGCCATAGAGAAAAACCTCGACGATGCTGTATCGTACCTCGACGCTCGTATAAAGGAATATGAGGAGGCAATAGCCAAGACCCAGGAGGCCCTGAGGAAGCTTGAAGCCCAGCTCGGAGACCTCGCCAAGAGGGCCCAAGAGATACAGCAGAGACAGGCTATGGGCTTTAGTGTTAAGAGGTGA
- a CDS encoding NifB/NifX family molybdenum-iron cluster-binding protein, translating to MMIIVSTVNGGLDDRVNPAFGRTPTFTIVDVENGEITGAQVVQNPGYSQPRGAGVTAAQFVIDNGADVVIAGQFGPNSSGVLQAAGIRMVSAPATMTVREAVEAFLRGELTGAVFGPEGGAGGGMGRGMGRGMGRGMGRGRGMGQGTGRLYR from the coding sequence ATGATGATCATAGTCTCAACCGTAAACGGAGGACTCGATGACAGGGTGAACCCGGCATTCGGGAGGACACCAACCTTCACGATAGTTGACGTCGAAAACGGAGAAATAACCGGCGCCCAGGTCGTTCAGAACCCCGGCTACAGCCAGCCGAGGGGAGCAGGAGTTACCGCGGCGCAGTTCGTCATAGACAATGGTGCCGATGTGGTTATAGCGGGCCAGTTTGGGCCCAACTCATCGGGAGTACTCCAAGCTGCTGGCATAAGGATGGTCTCGGCCCCGGCCACGATGACCGTCAGAGAAGCCGTCGAAGCCTTCCTGAGGGGTGAGCTCACCGGGGCCGTTTTTGGCCCGGAAGGTGGAGCCGGCGGAGGAATGGGAAGAGGTATGGGACGAGGAATGGGCCGTGGCATGGGAAGGGGCAGAGGCATGGGGCAGGGAACAGGAAGATTGTACCGGTAA
- a CDS encoding nucleotide-binding protein — protein sequence MQIAVSGGKGGTGKSTVAINLAIALAERYDLVLADLDVEAPNDHLLLGVELANEEPVELFMPRFDYGKCTRCRKCAEVCEEHAIITMRDGTPFLMPNLCSGCRACEIVCPVPGAILPDKKLMGHTYLTETPYGFPLVTGRLLEGEERAMPVVSRAKRRAQGLGKELLMVDTAAGTSNTVSKALEDSGLIIAITEPTPLGIHDGELILELAKLMNVPAMVVVNRSDLGEVAKVREIAGKYGAEVIAEIPYSENIIRSYVEGKPIVLTDYPEAGLFREIASRVVEFLGGGE from the coding sequence TTGCAGATAGCGGTGAGCGGTGGAAAAGGTGGCACCGGTAAGTCCACAGTCGCGATTAACCTGGCGATAGCACTGGCCGAAAGGTATGACCTTGTCTTAGCCGATCTCGATGTTGAAGCCCCTAACGACCACCTTCTCCTCGGCGTGGAGCTGGCCAACGAGGAGCCGGTCGAGCTGTTCATGCCGCGCTTTGATTACGGGAAGTGCACCCGGTGCAGGAAGTGCGCCGAGGTCTGTGAGGAGCACGCGATAATAACCATGCGCGACGGGACGCCCTTCTTGATGCCGAACCTCTGTTCTGGCTGCCGTGCGTGCGAGATAGTCTGTCCGGTTCCGGGGGCGATTCTGCCTGACAAGAAGCTGATGGGGCACACTTATCTTACAGAGACTCCCTACGGCTTCCCGCTCGTCACCGGAAGACTACTGGAAGGCGAGGAGAGGGCGATGCCGGTAGTTTCTAGGGCCAAGAGGCGCGCCCAGGGGCTTGGTAAGGAGCTTCTGATGGTCGATACCGCCGCGGGGACGAGCAACACCGTCTCGAAGGCCCTTGAGGATTCGGGGCTCATCATAGCCATCACCGAGCCGACACCCCTCGGAATCCACGACGGCGAGCTGATTCTGGAACTCGCGAAGCTGATGAATGTTCCCGCGATGGTCGTTGTGAACCGCTCGGATCTCGGCGAAGTGGCTAAGGTGCGCGAGATCGCCGGGAAGTACGGTGCGGAGGTAATCGCGGAGATTCCGTACAGCGAGAACATCATAAGGAGCTACGTTGAGGGGAAGCCAATAGTACTGACGGATTATCCCGAAGCGGGGCTCTTCAGGGAGATTGCTTCCAGGGTCGTTGAGTTCCTCGGAGGTGGTGAGTGA
- a CDS encoding NifB/NifX family molybdenum-iron cluster-binding protein produces the protein MRCLKVAFGMENDETLIDAHYGDSEFFAIYEVCEDGSVKLLEKRHNKAKDFEEHDKGHGDPGKFKAVINQLSDVDVLAAFRMGPNFLRIRDNTNKVVFFTRTRELSVALQRIAENFDDLWEQVQAKRA, from the coding sequence ATGAGGTGCCTGAAGGTCGCGTTCGGAATGGAAAACGATGAGACGCTCATAGATGCCCACTACGGGGACTCGGAGTTCTTCGCGATATACGAGGTCTGCGAAGATGGAAGCGTTAAGCTTCTCGAAAAGAGGCACAATAAAGCTAAAGACTTCGAGGAGCATGATAAAGGCCACGGAGACCCTGGGAAGTTCAAGGCCGTGATCAACCAGCTTTCAGACGTTGATGTTCTGGCCGCTTTCAGGATGGGGCCCAATTTCCTCAGGATACGAGACAATACCAACAAGGTGGTCTTTTTCACGAGGACGAGGGAGCTGAGTGTGGCGCTTCAGAGGATTGCGGAAAACTTCGACGATCTCTGGGAGCAGGTTCAGGCGAAGAGGGCCTAG
- a CDS encoding AbrB/MazE/SpoVT family DNA-binding domain-containing protein: MVSIRLKVGPKGQIVIPKVFREAYGIKEGGEVIVEPTEDGLVIKKPPNKEELLRKLKEYHEKRKGTKPAKLGELKGISLEDEFDEVWGIEE, from the coding sequence TTGGTTAGCATACGCCTTAAGGTCGGCCCGAAGGGACAGATAGTCATCCCCAAAGTTTTCCGTGAGGCTTACGGCATAAAGGAGGGCGGAGAGGTAATAGTCGAACCGACGGAAGATGGTCTCGTTATAAAAAAGCCCCCAAATAAGGAGGAACTGCTCAGAAAGCTTAAGGAGTATCACGAAAAGAGGAAGGGGACGAAACCTGCCAAACTTGGAGAGCTTAAGGGGATAAGCCTCGAAGACGAGTTCGACGAGGTCTGGGGGATTGAGGAATGA